A stretch of Burkholderia sp. HI2500 DNA encodes these proteins:
- a CDS encoding response regulator — protein sequence MLPDPGDDPAADDVLLWRAPDSVPRRPRRVLIVDDYRDAADALRLLLEARGFECRIAVDPFAVCAIARDWQPFAVVLDIAMPGLDGLQLAARLRGDPHTGDMLLVACSGLASRRDCEAAKQAGFDAHCAKPLTPHRLLGYLDAASGRATPDGAVTWRL from the coding sequence ATGCTTCCCGATCCCGGCGACGATCCGGCCGCGGACGACGTGCTGCTGTGGCGCGCCCCCGACAGCGTGCCGAGGCGCCCGCGTCGCGTGCTGATCGTCGACGACTATCGCGACGCCGCCGATGCGCTGCGCCTGCTGCTCGAGGCGCGCGGCTTCGAATGCCGTATTGCCGTCGATCCGTTCGCCGTCTGCGCGATCGCACGCGACTGGCAGCCGTTCGCGGTCGTGCTCGATATCGCGATGCCCGGCCTCGACGGGCTGCAGCTGGCGGCGCGGCTGCGCGGTGATCCGCACACCGGCGACATGTTGCTCGTCGCGTGCAGCGGGCTCGCGTCGCGACGCGACTGCGAGGCGGCGAAGCAAGCCGGGTTCGACGCGCACTGCGCGAAGCCGCTGACGCCGCACCGGCTGCTGGGCTATCTGGACGCGGCGAGCGGCCGCGCGACGCCGGACGGGGCGGTTACATGGCGCTTGTAA
- a CDS encoding MFS transporter → MPSVSTPDRGTAPDGAAAWGAVLAMSLGAFALVASEFMPVSLLTPIAGDLHVSEGQAGQAISVSGAFALVTSLFIASLAGRRDRKPLLLVLTLLTIVSGTLVAFAPNYAAFIAGRALIGVAIGGFWSMSAATAMRLVPAPHVPRALAIVNGGNALATVVAAPLGSFLGGIVGWRWAFFCVVPVAAIAFGWKLVSLPSMQSAPRRASANALRLLARPPVALGMAAVSVFFMGQFTLFTYLRPFLETVTHAGTVTLSLLLLVIGVAGFAGTFLIGGVLERGLYRTLVATPALMAAIAAALMVFGGSTAATACLLGAWGLLGTAAPVGWWTWLARTLPHDAEAGGGLMVAVVQLAIGLGATIGGMLFDLHGYRATFAMSAALLAFAGGLAVVAGRSARHAATRTGG, encoded by the coding sequence ATGCCATCCGTCTCCACCCCCGATCGCGGCACGGCGCCTGACGGTGCGGCCGCATGGGGCGCCGTCCTCGCGATGTCGCTCGGCGCGTTCGCGCTGGTCGCCTCCGAGTTCATGCCGGTCAGCCTGCTCACGCCGATTGCAGGCGACCTGCACGTCAGCGAAGGCCAGGCCGGCCAGGCCATCTCCGTATCGGGCGCGTTCGCGCTGGTCACGAGCCTGTTCATCGCCTCGCTCGCCGGCCGGCGCGATCGCAAGCCGTTGCTGCTGGTGCTGACCCTGCTGACGATCGTGTCCGGCACGCTCGTCGCGTTCGCGCCGAACTACGCGGCGTTCATCGCCGGCCGCGCCCTGATCGGCGTGGCGATCGGCGGCTTCTGGTCGATGTCGGCCGCCACCGCGATGCGCCTCGTGCCGGCACCGCACGTGCCGCGCGCGCTGGCGATCGTGAATGGCGGCAACGCGCTGGCGACCGTCGTCGCGGCCCCGCTCGGCAGCTTTCTGGGCGGCATCGTCGGGTGGCGCTGGGCGTTCTTCTGCGTCGTGCCGGTCGCCGCGATCGCATTCGGCTGGAAGCTCGTCAGCCTGCCGTCGATGCAGTCCGCGCCGCGCCGCGCGTCGGCCAACGCGCTCAGGCTGCTGGCCCGGCCGCCGGTCGCGCTCGGCATGGCCGCGGTCAGCGTGTTCTTCATGGGCCAGTTCACGCTGTTCACCTACCTGCGTCCGTTCCTCGAAACCGTCACGCACGCGGGCACCGTCACGCTGTCGCTGCTCCTGCTCGTGATCGGCGTCGCGGGTTTCGCGGGCACGTTCCTGATCGGCGGCGTCCTCGAACGCGGGCTCTACCGGACACTCGTGGCCACGCCCGCACTGATGGCCGCGATTGCGGCGGCGCTGATGGTGTTCGGCGGCTCCACGGCGGCCACCGCCTGCCTGCTCGGCGCCTGGGGGCTGCTCGGCACCGCGGCGCCGGTCGGCTGGTGGACGTGGCTCGCCCGGACGCTGCCGCACGATGCGGAAGCCGGCGGCGGGCTGATGGTGGCGGTCGTGCAACTCGCGATCGGGCTCGGCGCGACGATCGGCGGCATGCTGTTCGACCTGCACGGCTACCGTGCGACCTTCGCGATGAGCGCGGCGCTGCTCGCGTTCGCCGGCGGGCTGGCCGTCGTCGCGGGCCGGTCCGCCCGACATGCCGCCACGCGCACCGGCGGTTGA
- a CDS encoding DUF4148 domain-containing protein, which translates to MTTRFLTAVAATAALVASGSLFAQSAPGLTREQVRQDMLRYEAAGFNPARLNPRSWVDDAQAAAARVQAGRVDDAHTQLAVHDATTRCD; encoded by the coding sequence ATGACTACCCGCTTTCTCACTGCCGTCGCCGCCACTGCCGCGCTGGTCGCGTCCGGCTCGCTGTTCGCGCAATCCGCACCGGGCCTGACGCGCGAGCAGGTCCGCCAGGACATGCTGCGCTACGAGGCCGCCGGCTTCAATCCGGCGCGCCTGAACCCGCGCAGCTGGGTCGACGACGCCCAGGCCGCCGCGGCCCGGGTGCAGGCCGGACGCGTCGACGACGCGCACACGCAGCTCGCCGTGCACGACGCAACGACGCGTTGCGACTGA
- a CDS encoding LysR family transcriptional regulator, which produces MARENLNDLLVFLAVARERSFTRAATRLGVSQSALSHTIRDLEARVGVRLLTRTTRSVSTTDAGEALFQAVAPRIDEITAQLAALSDFRDKPAGVVRITATEHPIDTIIWPKLRQVLPDYPDIRIELSVDYGLSNIVEERYDIGVRYGDQVAKDMIAVRISPDVRMAMVAAPSYLDGRKPPKKPQDLLDHDCVTLRLATAKGLYAWELKKGRNDVLARVNGRITCNTQPHMVQAALDGFGIAFVTEDIVLEHVRDGRLRIVMPDWCPVFPGYHAYYPSRRPASRAFTVVIDALRHRA; this is translated from the coding sequence ATGGCGCGCGAAAATCTGAACGACCTGCTCGTGTTTCTCGCGGTGGCCCGCGAGCGCAGCTTCACTCGCGCGGCCACGCGGCTCGGCGTGTCGCAGTCGGCGCTGAGCCATACCATTCGCGATCTCGAGGCGCGGGTCGGCGTGCGGCTGCTCACGCGCACGACGCGCAGCGTGTCGACGACCGACGCGGGCGAAGCGCTGTTCCAGGCGGTGGCCCCGCGTATCGACGAGATCACCGCGCAACTGGCCGCGCTGTCGGATTTCCGGGACAAGCCGGCCGGCGTGGTGCGCATTACCGCCACCGAGCATCCGATCGATACGATCATCTGGCCGAAGCTCAGGCAGGTCCTGCCCGACTACCCGGATATCCGCATCGAGCTGTCGGTCGATTACGGGCTGTCGAACATCGTCGAGGAGCGCTACGACATCGGCGTGCGCTACGGCGACCAGGTGGCGAAGGACATGATCGCCGTGCGGATCAGCCCGGATGTCCGGATGGCGATGGTCGCGGCGCCTTCGTATCTCGATGGCCGCAAGCCGCCGAAAAAGCCGCAGGACCTGCTCGATCACGATTGCGTCACGTTGCGGCTCGCCACCGCGAAGGGCCTCTATGCGTGGGAGCTGAAGAAGGGCAGGAACGACGTGCTGGCGCGCGTGAACGGCCGGATCACCTGCAACACGCAGCCGCACATGGTGCAGGCGGCGCTCGACGGCTTCGGCATCGCGTTCGTCACCGAGGACATCGTGCTGGAGCATGTCCGCGACGGCCGCCTGCGGATCGTGATGCCGGACTGGTGCCCGGTCTTTCCCGGCTACCACGCGTACTATCCGAGCCGCCGCCCGGCGTCGCGAGCGTTTACCGTCGTGATCGACGCGCTGCGGCATCGCGCGTAG
- a CDS encoding PRC-barrel domain-containing protein, with the protein MQTSDQGQTRIIGKGAATAAGPGPDVMAADTLEGDKVYTTDGDDVGKIKDIMLDVRSGRVAYAVLSSGGILGIGDKLHAIPWSALTLDTERKCFLLSVSSERIRNAPGFDKDHWPAMADPQWATPLHEFYGSTPYWSAGDELGLTDPTEELNDPRSRDRL; encoded by the coding sequence ATGCAGACTTCCGATCAAGGTCAAACCCGCATCATCGGCAAGGGTGCCGCGACGGCGGCCGGCCCTGGCCCCGACGTAATGGCGGCCGATACGCTGGAAGGCGACAAGGTCTATACGACCGACGGCGACGATGTCGGCAAGATCAAGGACATCATGCTCGACGTGCGCTCCGGCCGCGTCGCCTACGCGGTACTGTCGAGCGGCGGCATCCTCGGCATCGGCGACAAGCTGCACGCGATCCCGTGGAGCGCGCTCACGCTCGACACCGAGCGCAAATGCTTCCTGCTGTCGGTGTCGTCCGAGCGGATCCGCAACGCACCGGGGTTCGACAAGGACCACTGGCCGGCGATGGCCGATCCGCAATGGGCGACACCGCTGCACGAGTTCTATGGCAGCACGCCGTACTGGAGCGCCGGCGACGAACTCGGGCTGACCGACCCGACCGAGGAACTGAACGATCCGCGCTCACGCGACCGTCTCTGA
- a CDS encoding CBS domain-containing protein produces MHRVNEIMSQDVVHIAPTDSIRHAAQLMERYDVGALPVCDNNRLIGMVTDRDLAVRAISAGKPPETRIHEVASGPIEWCFDDDSLDEIQHYMADAQLRRLPVVDHDKRLVGMLSLADIATRMAGPERDDLANTLEGVSQPKQT; encoded by the coding sequence ATGCATCGCGTCAACGAAATCATGTCGCAGGACGTCGTGCACATCGCACCGACCGACTCGATCCGTCATGCCGCGCAACTGATGGAGCGCTACGACGTCGGCGCGCTGCCCGTGTGCGACAACAACCGGCTGATCGGGATGGTGACGGACCGGGATCTCGCGGTGCGCGCGATTTCGGCCGGCAAGCCGCCGGAGACGCGCATTCACGAAGTCGCATCAGGCCCGATCGAATGGTGTTTCGACGACGATTCGCTGGACGAGATCCAGCACTACATGGCGGACGCACAACTGCGCCGCCTGCCGGTCGTCGATCACGACAAGCGGCTGGTCGGCATGCTGTCGCTCGCGGACATCGCGACCCGCATGGCCGGCCCCGAGCGGGACGATCTCGCGAACACGCTCGAAGGCGTGTCGCAACCGAAGCAGACGTGA
- a CDS encoding DUF892 family protein gives MANPREHLEDWLRDAYAMERQAEMLLAAQLKRLDHYPQLQDRLRRHLDDTIGQQALVEACLMRLGTTPSAIKDLAARIAAYGRIATGMLAVDEVVKGALAGYAFAHVEIAAYTALAAAAQAAGEAEIHACCERILQQERSLAAWLLRHLPALTTAFLDRSAVDRIDAKR, from the coding sequence ATGGCGAATCCGCGCGAACACCTGGAAGACTGGCTGCGCGATGCGTATGCGATGGAGCGGCAGGCGGAGATGCTGCTCGCCGCGCAACTGAAACGGCTCGATCACTATCCGCAACTGCAGGATCGCTTGCGCCGGCATCTCGACGACACGATCGGCCAGCAGGCGCTCGTCGAGGCGTGCCTGATGCGGCTCGGCACGACGCCGTCCGCGATCAAGGACCTGGCCGCGCGCATTGCCGCGTATGGCCGGATCGCGACCGGCATGCTGGCCGTCGACGAAGTGGTGAAGGGAGCGCTGGCCGGTTATGCGTTCGCGCACGTCGAGATCGCCGCGTATACGGCGCTCGCCGCGGCCGCGCAGGCAGCCGGCGAAGCGGAGATCCACGCATGTTGCGAACGGATCCTGCAACAGGAGCGCAGCCTGGCCGCGTGGCTGCTGCGCCACCTGCCGGCACTGACGACTGCCTTTCTCGATCGTTCGGCCGTCGATCGCATCGATGCGAAGCGATGA